In Bacteroidota bacterium, a single window of DNA contains:
- a CDS encoding triose-phosphate isomerase, translated as MRKKIVAGNWKMNKSLSEAIALLEALDDSYETYATEAVEVVVAPPFPYLFSIKESVRNKNIAIKVAAQNCHHEEKGAYTGEVSASMLSSIGIDYIIIGHSERRQYFNENSAQLKNKIQQAFSNNLTPIYCVGESLAEREANRHFEIVEQQLTEVLAGISPQAKFVVAYEPVWAIGTGKTASVNQAQEMHAFIRAVLQTILSPDTAAATSVLYGGSCNAQNAKDLFACTDIDGGLIGGASLDATQFITIIKSF; from the coding sequence ATGAGAAAAAAAATTGTTGCCGGTAATTGGAAAATGAATAAAAGCCTTTCAGAAGCAATTGCTCTTTTGGAAGCGCTAGATGATTCCTATGAAACATATGCAACTGAAGCTGTTGAGGTTGTTGTTGCTCCGCCTTTCCCGTATTTATTTTCGATTAAGGAATCGGTTAGGAATAAAAATATTGCAATAAAAGTTGCTGCACAAAATTGCCATCACGAGGAGAAAGGAGCTTATACCGGAGAAGTTTCTGCATCCATGTTAAGTTCGATTGGAATAGATTATATTATTATTGGACATTCTGAAAGACGACAATATTTTAATGAAAATTCTGCACAGCTAAAAAATAAAATTCAACAAGCATTTTCAAATAACTTAACTCCAATTTATTGTGTGGGCGAAAGTTTGGCTGAACGTGAAGCTAACAGGCATTTTGAAATTGTTGAGCAGCAGCTTACAGAAGTTTTAGCAGGAATTTCACCGCAAGCTAAATTTGTGGTTGCTTACGAGCCGGTTTGGGCTATTGGCACAGGAAAAACAGCGTCTGTAAATCAAGCGCAAGAAATGCATGCATTTATTCGTGCGGTATTGCAAACGATACTGTCGCCCGATACAGCAGCCGCTACATCTGTGTTGTATGGTGGTAGTTGTAATGCGCAAAATGCAAAAGATTTATTTGCTTGCACAGATATAGACGGAGGACTTATTGGAGGCGCTTCGTTAGACGCCACTCAATTTATTACAATCATTAAATCATTTTAA